From Chryseotalea sp. WA131a:
CAACCCAAGGGCACGAAAACGTTGCCTATTCACCGCCATGCTCCGCTATACGAAAACCTTTCTACCTCTTCAGAAGTACTTTATACGGGTATCAAAGTAATCGACTTGATTGAGCCTTATGCAAAAGGTGGTAAGATTGGTTTGTTTGGTGGTGCTGGTGTGGGCAAAACCGTTTTGATTCAAGAGTTGATCAATAACATCGCAAAGGCCTATTCTGGTTTGTCGGTGTTTGCTGGTGTGGGTGAGCGTACACGCGAGGGTAACGACTTGTTGCGCGAGATGATTGAAGCGGGCATTGTGGATTACGGTCCGGAGTTCATGAAATCGCTCCACGAAGGTGGCTGGGATTTATCAAAAGTAGATACGCATAAATTAGAAGATTCGAAGGCAACGTTTGTGTTCGGTCAGATGAACGAGCCACCTGGAGCCCGTGCGCGTGTGGCTTTGTCAGGGTTGACGATTGCCGAATATTTCCGCGATGGTGATGGCACGGGCAAAGGCCGCGATATTCTCTTCTTCATCGATAACATTTTCCGTTTCACGCAAGCAGGTTCTGAAGTTTCGGCTTTGTTGGGTCGTATGCCTTCGGCCGTGGGTTATCAACCTACGTTGGCTTCTGAAATGGGTGCCATGCAAGAGCGCATTACTTCAACCAAAAATGGCTCTATCACTTCGGTGCAGGCCGTTTACGTTCCTGCCGATGACTTGACGGACCCTGCCCCCGCGACAACCTTCGCGCACTTGGATGCTACTACCGTATTGTCTCGTAAAATTGCCGAGTTGGGTATTTACCCTGCGGTAGATCCGTTGGATTCTACTTCAAGGATTCTTCGTGCCGATATCGTTGGTGACGAACATTACAACTGCGCACAGCGCGTAAAATTGACTTTGCAACGCTACAAAGAATTACAAGACATTATCGCCATCTTGGGTATGGATGAACTTTCGGATGAAGATAAATTGACGGTAACACGCGCTAGACGTGTGCAACGTTTCTTGTCTCAGCCATTCCACGTAGCCGAGGCCTTCACAGGCTTGAAAGGTGCGTTGGTAGATATTAAAGATACCATCAAAGGCTTTAACATGATTATGGATGGTCAATTAGACCATTTGCCAGAGATGGCCTTTAACTTGGTGGGTAGCATTGAAGAAGCCATTGCCAAGGGCGAGAAGATGTTGGCGGACGTAAAATAATTTGAAAATGACCCAATTTGAAAATTTGAAAATAAGTTCAGACCAGTTTTAACATTAGCTGTTTTTTTAATACTTAAAATTGGAAAAGCTCATCTCAATAAACTTCAAGTTGCATTACGTAACTCTTGGCTCATTTTCAAATTGACTAATTTTCAAATTGAGTATATGCATTTAGAAATAATCACACCAGACAAAAAAATATTTGAAGGCGAAGTAACTTCAGCCATCTTTCCGGGTGCGGATGGTATTTTTCAGACGTTGAACAATCATGCACCTCTTATCAGCCTGCTGAGAGATGGAATAGTGGAGTATAAGTCAAAAGAATCAACGCAAAGACTAACTATCACCGGAGGCGTTATGGAGGTGTTGACAAATAAGGTGATTGTCCTTGCTGATGGCGTTCAGAACAACTGAGAACGCTAAACTAAATGACTGGAAAAAGAGGCTGTCTCAAAAGTAGAGATAGCTTTTTTTGTTTAGAATTTTCGAAGTCTCTCGAGTTTTTGGGTTTTGCATTTAGGAAACCGAGGTAAAGGAAGTTATGCAACAGGAATCTAGTGTTTCCAAATTATCCCAAATTATGCATTAGACTTTGCTGATAACTAAACGATGATTGAAACTCTCAAATGCATAATGGGTTTAAAAGACGAGCTCATCCGCTTGACGGGACCAAGGACAAAGAATTGAAATTGGAAGACCAAGTACTCCGCAGGGTGGTCGTTTACAACGAAGAGCCAGCACCACATTGGAAATCATCACCAACTACCTGGATTGGAAAGCCTCTACCATAGCCGCACTTTACAAAAGGCGATCGGCCTCTAGCCATATTAGTCGAGATAGCTTCAAAAAGCTCCTGGTTTCGTTTACCGAGTGACCTGATTGTATAAGGCACATATTTGCTATCTTTCCGCTTGAAAATTTTGGGTGAATGACAAAACAAAAAATCGCACTTCTCTTTGGCGGACGCTCGGTAGAGCACGGGGTTTCAATCAATTCGGCCCGCAACATTTTTGAATTTATTGACAAGGCTTTGTTTGAACCGATCTTGATCGGCATATCCACCGCTGGCGTGTGGTACTTGGTACCGCACGTAAGTAAAGAAATCGAAACTGGAGAAATCCTATCGCTGAACCTCATGCCCGGCAAATTCACGCTGCAAACCGAATCAGGCAAAGTCATTTCTGCCGACATGGTGTTCCCCATTTTGCACGGCACCGATGGCGAAGATGGAAGCATTCAAGGATTGATTAAAGCATTGGATGTGCCAATGGTGGGCACCGGTGTCCTGGGTTCGGCCATGTCCATGAGCAAATTGATCACCAAACGATTGCTGCGCGAAGCGGGCATTCCCGTAGCGGATTTTTTGTATTTCTATTTCTCTGATAAAGAAAAAATATCTTTTCAGGAAGTTGAAAAAAAATTAGGCTTACCCTTTATGGTGAAGTCGGCCAGCTTGGGCTCATCAGTAGGTGTATCCAAAGTAAAATCGGAAGCAGATTTTGAAAACGCACTTTTGGAAGGATTTCATTATGATGATTGTATTTTGATCGAGAAATTTATCAAAGGCCGCGAAGTGGAATGTGCGGTGATGTGCAACCAACCTGCTCTCGCCTCATTGCCGGGTGAAATCATCATCAGCAAAGATTACGAGTTCTACACTTTCGATGCAAAATATGTGGATGGCAAAGCCGTAACCATTGATGTTCCTGCCAAGCTGAATCAATCATCAGTCGAAAAAATCAGAGAGCTATCCCTTCGTACCTACAAAAGCTTGGCCTGCGAAGATTTTGCCCGCGTAGATTTATTCTTAACAGAAAATGATGAAGTGTATGTAAATGAAATCAATACCATTCCTGGCTTTACTAATTCCAGCATGTTCCCTATGATGTGGAAAGAACGTGGGATATCGTTTACTGAATTGATTACCCAATTGATTACCCTTGCGCAAGCACGATTCCAACAATCAAAACGGGCAGAAAGAAGTTTTACCTCTTCATTGAAATACTAGGCGTTGCGTATGAATTTAAAAACACTTTTGAAAGGGAATTCCGTTGGCAGTTTGTTGGCGGTGTGGGCAATCTTCGTTGGCAGCATTGCCTTTGTTGCCATCCTTTACTTTTACATCTACTTGCCCAACGTTACCAATCATGGCGAGGAAATTAAAGTCCCGGATTTATTGGGGCTTACCATGCCCGAAGCCGAAAAAAGAGCCAAAGATTTTAAGCTGCGCTTGGCCGTCAATGATTCATCGTATGCCGAAGAGGCCAAGCCACTAACGATACTGAAACAATTTCCTGCGGCCAGCGAATTAGTTAAAGAAGACCGCACGATTTACGTTTCCATCAACCGCACCAATCCGCCCTCCCTGCCCATGCCCGATATTGTTGAGAAATCGTTGATCAATGCAGAAGTGGTATTGAAAAGCAGCGAATTGAGAAGAGGACGCGTGCTTTACGAGCCCGATCCTTTTTTAAACTATGTAAAAGATGTTTTGTACAAGGGCAAAACCATTGCCGCTGGCACGCGTATCCCCAAAGGTTCGGTCATTGATTTGGTAGTGGGCGATGGCGGTGGCACTTCTGATTTTGCGGTAGGTAGTTTGGTGGGTGACAATCTTAAAACCGCGATGTTGAAATTGATAGGTTGGAATTTGCATTTAGGCAAAGTAGAGATTCCGGCAGGAGAAGATACTACGGGCATTGTACCATACGTTTACAAACAGTTTCCGTTACCGGGCGACTCGGTACGGTTTGGCTACCCTGTAGATTTGTGGATTGCGCCAAAAGGTTACAAAGAACCAGAAGCAGAGGATGAAGGAAACGATAACTAGATAAATGCTGCATCACTCAATTTTGTATTCGCGCAACATTGCTAAGCAGCTAACTTCTGTCTATCTATTTCTATTGATTCCTTTTTTTGCGGTTGGTCAAATTGAAAAAGTGACCATTGAGCGAATTCCTCCACCACCCATTTCCTTTAAGAAAGATATTCCAAATGCCCGAGCGAGTGGTGCTTTGCCGGCAATGAAGCTTCCCTTTTGGGATGATTTTTCATTCAACGCCACATCGGCAGCAAATATTTTTTATCCGAATGATACGCTTTGGGAAAACAGCCGAAGGGTTTGGGTAAACAACAGCATGGGCATCAACCCACCCTCGATAAACGTAGCCACCTTTGATGGATACGATTCGCTGGGCAAACCGTATGCTGTAAACGATATATTGGCCAAAGGCTTTGCCGACCGAATGACCTCGCGGCCTTTGCGGTTGGACCTAGTGCCCGCACCCCTACGATCAAATGTCTTTCTTAATTTTTTCTATCAATTTCAAGGAAATGGAGAGCCACCCGATTTGGGTGATGTATTGAATTTATACTTTAAAGACGACAAGGGTATTTGGAATTTGGTATGGCAAAAACAAAACGATGGTAACTTAGATCCTACCAAATTTATAGAAGTGCCAATACAAATCACCGACCTAAAATACTTTCACAATAATTTTCAGTTTCGTTTCCAAAATTTCGGTCGCTTATCAGGGCCATACGATACATGGAGTATTGATTATGTGTATGTGAGCAATGGTAAAGCACAATATCTTCCGGTTTATAAAGATTTTCCCGACAGGGTAATAACACTTCCCTTCACTTCAATTTTTGGTGAATATCGATCGATGCCCGTTTCGCATTTCAGCCCAAGCATTTTAACCAAGCCAGTTGTTACTTTGAGCAACCGTAGAAAAGACCAAGTAGTTGGCCCCACCACAGATGGTCAATCATTAAAATACTCATCAAGTTCAAAAACGATTATCAGAAAAAAAGATAAGACGTTTATAACATATAAATCGGTTTTAGAATCTAGAAAAGATTTATTG
This genomic window contains:
- a CDS encoding D-alanine--D-alanine ligase; this encodes MTKQKIALLFGGRSVEHGVSINSARNIFEFIDKALFEPILIGISTAGVWYLVPHVSKEIETGEILSLNLMPGKFTLQTESGKVISADMVFPILHGTDGEDGSIQGLIKALDVPMVGTGVLGSAMSMSKLITKRLLREAGIPVADFLYFYFSDKEKISFQEVEKKLGLPFMVKSASLGSSVGVSKVKSEADFENALLEGFHYDDCILIEKFIKGREVECAVMCNQPALASLPGEIIISKDYEFYTFDAKYVDGKAVTIDVPAKLNQSSVEKIRELSLRTYKSLACEDFARVDLFLTENDEVYVNEINTIPGFTNSSMFPMMWKERGISFTELITQLITLAQARFQQSKRAERSFTSSLKY
- the atpC gene encoding ATP synthase F1 subunit epsilon, giving the protein MHLEIITPDKKIFEGEVTSAIFPGADGIFQTLNNHAPLISLLRDGIVEYKSKESTQRLTITGGVMEVLTNKVIVLADGVQNN
- a CDS encoding penicillin-binding protein, with translation MNLKTLLKGNSVGSLLAVWAIFVGSIAFVAILYFYIYLPNVTNHGEEIKVPDLLGLTMPEAEKRAKDFKLRLAVNDSSYAEEAKPLTILKQFPAASELVKEDRTIYVSINRTNPPSLPMPDIVEKSLINAEVVLKSSELRRGRVLYEPDPFLNYVKDVLYKGKTIAAGTRIPKGSVIDLVVGDGGGTSDFAVGSLVGDNLKTAMLKLIGWNLHLGKVEIPAGEDTTGIVPYVYKQFPLPGDSVRFGYPVDLWIAPKGYKEPEAEDEGNDN
- a CDS encoding F0F1 ATP synthase subunit beta, which gives rise to MANTGRITQVIGPVVDVAFDEPGTKLPNILDSLEVTKADGTRVVLETQQHLGEDRVRTISMEGTEGLVRGMKVTDTGSPIQMPIGEDIKGRLFNVVGEAIDGIKQPKGTKTLPIHRHAPLYENLSTSSEVLYTGIKVIDLIEPYAKGGKIGLFGGAGVGKTVLIQELINNIAKAYSGLSVFAGVGERTREGNDLLREMIEAGIVDYGPEFMKSLHEGGWDLSKVDTHKLEDSKATFVFGQMNEPPGARARVALSGLTIAEYFRDGDGTGKGRDILFFIDNIFRFTQAGSEVSALLGRMPSAVGYQPTLASEMGAMQERITSTKNGSITSVQAVYVPADDLTDPAPATTFAHLDATTVLSRKIAELGIYPAVDPLDSTSRILRADIVGDEHYNCAQRVKLTLQRYKELQDIIAILGMDELSDEDKLTVTRARRVQRFLSQPFHVAEAFTGLKGALVDIKDTIKGFNMIMDGQLDHLPEMAFNLVGSIEEAIAKGEKMLADVK